The segment CGGTCCAGAGGAGAGAGAGAGGTTGACTCGGGTCACGAGCGTCCCCTATCGCATCGCTCTGGCCTACGTCGCGCTTACTCCCATCCCCCTCGCGTTCCTTGGCCGGCCGCTCTTCATCATCGTCACCTACACCATCGTCGGGAGCTGCTTCCTCCCTTTCCTGGCGGCGACGCTGCTCTGGCTCGACCGCAAGATCAATTGGCCGGCGAAGGTCCCGCGAAACGGGCGACTAGGGAACGCCCTGTTGCTTCTCCTGCTGGCGGTATTCGCGCTCGTCGGGTTCAGAGAGATCGTGACAGCGCTTTCGTAGCGGTGGCGACACGATGGAGGACGCATTATGGACACACCCGAAGTCGTCGTTCCCGTGCTCATCGAGATTCCCAAAGGAAGTCGTAACAAGTACGAGCTCGACAAGAGCACCGGGCGTCTCAAGTTCGACCGGATGCTCTTCTCCGCGGTGCACTACCCGAGCGACTACGGCTTCATCTGTGACACGCTCGCCGCCGATGGGGACGCCCTGGATGCCCTGGTTCTCGTTTGGGAGGCAACGTTTCCCGGGTGCCTGATCGATGCCCGACCCATCGGGCTCTTCAAAATGTGGGATGAGAAGGGCCGTGACGAGAAGATCCTGTGCGTGCCTGTATCCGATCCGATGTGGAATCACCTCGAAAGATTGGAGGACGTTCCACCGCACCTCCTGAAGGAAGTCGAGCACTTCTTCCGAGTTTACAAAGAGCTCGAGGCGAAGAAGACCGCCGTGGAGGGATGGGAAGACCGCGACGCGGCCTTGCGAGTCATCGAGGATGCTCGAGAGCGTTTTCGTGCGGAGGGGGGCTCTCAAGTCTGATCGACGACCGTTCTCTTTTCGGAACCAACCTCCCGAATACTTCGGTCCCATCGTTCCGAATCGAGCCCGGAGACTCGAGAAGAAGACGGCTTGGGCCGCTCGTCACTGGCATGGACATTGCTGTTGAACGTTCGGCTCCCTCTTTCGGATACGAGATAAGGAGAACCTCCATGAAACCGATCGACACGAGCAAAGAAAACAAGACACCCGCGAAGAAACAGGAAGCGCGCAAGCAAGAAACCGAGAAGCAACCTGCTCCTGCCAGACCGACGAAGCGCTGACGGAGTCGAGCGCGTTCCATCGTCGTCGGCCGTGAGGGCGCTGAACGGGATCGTCCCGCGTGATTTGGCCGCACTGCAGACCGAATCGGGCACGCTTCTCACGGGGCTGGACGAGCTCCGGCGACGACTGGTCCTGAGCCTTGCCAGCCTCGCGATCGTCTTCGTCGTCTGCTTCTCGTTCTCGGGCGAGTTGTACCGATTCCTGATGGCACCGGTGCGCGGCGCGCTTCCCTCCGGGGCACTCCTCGTCGCCACGAAAGTGCCCGAAATCTTCTTGCTTCACGTCAGAATGGCGTTTCTGGCGAGCGTGCTCTTTACCGCTCCTCTTTGGCTCTATCATGGGTGGCGCCTGCTGGTGCTTTTCCACCCACGGGGAAAACTCACGGGATTCGCGTCGATCGCGGCCTTCGGCTCGGGGCTCTTCTTCCTCGGAGCCGCTTTCGGTCACTACGTTCTCTTCCCGTACGGCGTGCGGTTTCTGACGAACTTTGGCTCCGACAGTGTGCACGTCATGCTGAGCGTCGGCGTGGTCTTCTCACTTTACAGTCGCTTCGTAGGGGGTATCGGAGCCGCGTTTCAGATC is part of the Vicinamibacteria bacterium genome and harbors:
- a CDS encoding inorganic diphosphatase, with the translated sequence MDTPEVVVPVLIEIPKGSRNKYELDKSTGRLKFDRMLFSAVHYPSDYGFICDTLAADGDALDALVLVWEATFPGCLIDARPIGLFKMWDEKGRDEKILCVPVSDPMWNHLERLEDVPPHLLKEVEHFFRVYKELEAKKTAVEGWEDRDAALRVIEDARERFRAEGGSQV
- the tatC gene encoding twin-arginine translocase subunit TatC; the encoded protein is MRALNGIVPRDLAALQTESGTLLTGLDELRRRLVLSLASLAIVFVVCFSFSGELYRFLMAPVRGALPSGALLVATKVPEIFLLHVRMAFLASVLFTAPLWLYHGWRLLVLFHPRGKLTGFASIAAFGSGLFFLGAAFGHYVLFPYGVRFLTNFGSDSVHVMLSVGVVFSLYSRFVGGIGAAFQIPTVVFVLSRLGLVTPRLLARQWKPVVLGAFVLAAVITPTPDLVTQSLLAFPLIALYVASIGVCWLVRRR